A single window of Paenibacillus sp. FSL H8-0537 DNA harbors:
- a CDS encoding AraC family transcriptional regulator produces MCMTFDIVCSPLNSSLPLPFAHGEMIIKPFGRMLAGIRKLIAMKNSKSEKDRLSYYFRFQKLMYAILEQNTVVSETTTSMQAVERTVSFLKDHYHEEISTKQLAEQAGLGTKQYIVLFKKITGSTPHEYVTELRIRKAKELLLISRQPLSDIAEQVGFRDSYYFNRRFKQVTGVPPRVYVNTRKYNIMSIDYACALLALGIKPVGAPAYHLGYYARRSGEAISSIGDKSTFYYDKMTALKPDLIISSDTLDIEIQQRLERIAPIVNIPWMGLQATGHLQEIGDLLGVSKQAQSWIDGYEMKRAEAHWRIKPYLNVNETVGLLVIEGEELFVLGDRNAGEVMYRSFGLQPPPLVQSELAKHPNQYGRKVAIEQLWQYEADRLFIIVYGAEAALTYKKLQHNPIWRELSAVRQGKVQTIDPEKWIYYDVLSLSGQLEDGISMLAKP; encoded by the coding sequence ATGTGCATGACCTTTGACATCGTTTGCTCTCCACTCAACAGCAGCCTTCCTCTTCCTTTCGCTCATGGCGAAATGATAATCAAGCCTTTCGGTCGAATGCTGGCGGGAATACGCAAGCTGATCGCCATGAAAAATTCTAAAAGTGAGAAAGATCGGCTCAGCTATTATTTTCGTTTCCAGAAGCTTATGTATGCGATCCTAGAGCAAAATACGGTCGTCTCAGAAACGACCACTTCCATGCAAGCCGTTGAACGGACTGTTTCTTTTTTAAAAGACCATTATCACGAGGAGATAAGTACGAAGCAGTTAGCAGAGCAGGCTGGCCTTGGCACAAAGCAATACATTGTTTTATTCAAAAAAATAACAGGCTCAACGCCTCATGAATATGTAACAGAGCTGCGAATACGCAAGGCCAAGGAACTGCTGCTTATTTCTCGGCAGCCGCTTTCTGACATTGCAGAGCAGGTCGGATTCCGCGACAGCTATTATTTTAACCGTCGCTTTAAGCAGGTAACAGGTGTACCGCCGCGAGTATATGTCAACACGCGCAAGTATAACATTATGTCCATCGATTATGCTTGTGCGCTGCTAGCGCTTGGCATAAAGCCGGTTGGCGCACCTGCGTATCATTTGGGCTATTATGCTAGGCGTTCAGGAGAAGCCATTTCTAGCATTGGAGATAAGTCAACTTTCTATTACGACAAAATGACTGCACTAAAACCTGATCTTATCATTAGTAGTGACACGTTAGACATTGAAATACAACAAAGGCTTGAGCGTATAGCTCCGATTGTAAACATTCCATGGATGGGGCTGCAAGCAACGGGGCATTTACAGGAGATCGGTGATTTGCTTGGGGTGAGCAAACAGGCACAGAGCTGGATCGACGGCTACGAAATGAAGCGAGCGGAGGCTCACTGGCGGATCAAGCCCTATTTAAATGTGAATGAAACGGTTGGCCTTCTCGTCATAGAAGGAGAGGAGCTATTTGTACTTGGGGATCGTAATGCGGGCGAGGTCATGTATCGTTCCTTTGGTTTGCAGCCACCCCCGCTTGTTCAAAGCGAGCTTGCTAAACATCCTAACCAATACGGCAGGAAGGTAGCGATCGAGCAGCTCTGGCAATATGAAGCCGATCGGTTGTTTATCATCGTATATGGGGCGGAGGCTGCCCTAACCTATAAGAAATTGCAGCACAATCCTATCTGGAGGGAATTGTCGGCTGTCCGCCAAGGCAAGGTGCAAACGATAGATCCGGAAAAGTGGATTTATTATGATGTGCTTTCGCTCTCAGGACAATTGGAGGATGGAATCAGCATGCTTGCTAAACCATGA
- a CDS encoding spore germination protein — protein sequence MNKTKLEPAKPWSLQSISALFPHSADVLIQRFQFDEDVRSEVILIYSEGLCDTSQIGKYILPDLEQLYFKNGFAHLQSGKLYGTLPLIPATTDALPEQLCEWIFQGDLLLLFNETKALFRMTLAHHPNRTPEESTTEVSIKGPRDGFVEDIGINVALIRKRIRSQSLCYETVTLGRRTRTKVGLLYIDDIISPNVLHEVRNRLNSIDVDGLYSINQLEEMLVEEKYSLFPLLDFTGRPDYAVSSLLAGRFIVIVDGNPMVLIGPSTFLLMLKSPEDLYFNFQYVSFARLLRIFSFFISILLPGLWIALSAFHQDQIPYRLMATMAATRVGLPFSGALEFLILLLLLEIFREAGVRLPSSIGQSLTVIGGLIIGDSAIRAGFVSPSVVVVGAITAVAGATLVNQSLSTTVSVIRFLLFIAASFLGMFGFILGIVVLIGYMGRLSSFGVPYLSPYSPPIMKELLAATLRLPWVKQKQRPETLHTVDSDKQGED from the coding sequence ATGAACAAAACAAAGCTTGAGCCTGCCAAGCCGTGGAGCCTGCAGTCAATTTCCGCCTTATTTCCGCATTCTGCAGATGTGTTAATCCAGCGATTCCAATTTGATGAAGATGTGCGTTCAGAGGTCATCCTTATTTATAGCGAAGGATTATGCGATACCTCTCAAATTGGAAAATATATTCTACCGGATCTAGAACAGCTATACTTTAAAAATGGGTTTGCTCATTTGCAATCGGGCAAATTATACGGGACGCTGCCGCTCATTCCAGCAACTACGGATGCGCTGCCAGAGCAGCTTTGCGAGTGGATTTTTCAAGGTGATTTGCTGCTCCTATTTAATGAGACGAAGGCGTTATTTCGAATGACGCTCGCTCATCACCCTAATCGTACACCGGAGGAATCAACAACGGAAGTATCGATTAAAGGGCCTAGAGATGGCTTTGTCGAGGATATTGGCATTAATGTGGCTCTCATTCGCAAGCGGATTCGCAGCCAATCTTTATGCTACGAGACGGTAACGCTTGGCAGAAGAACGAGAACGAAGGTTGGTTTATTGTACATCGACGACATTATTTCGCCAAATGTGCTGCACGAGGTGAGGAATCGTTTAAATAGCATTGATGTGGATGGGCTTTACAGCATTAACCAATTAGAAGAGATGCTTGTGGAAGAGAAGTATAGCTTGTTTCCTTTGCTCGACTTTACTGGCCGACCGGATTATGCCGTAAGCAGCTTGCTGGCAGGCAGATTTATCGTTATCGTGGATGGCAATCCAATGGTCTTAATTGGGCCTAGCACCTTTCTGCTCATGTTGAAATCACCAGAAGACTTGTATTTTAATTTTCAATACGTTTCCTTTGCGCGCTTGCTGCGTATATTCAGTTTTTTTATTTCTATTTTGCTGCCGGGGCTGTGGATTGCGCTTTCTGCGTTTCATCAAGATCAAATACCGTATAGGCTGATGGCAACGATGGCTGCTACCCGAGTTGGACTGCCATTTTCAGGAGCGTTGGAATTTTTAATTTTGCTCCTGCTGCTGGAAATATTCAGAGAGGCCGGTGTCCGTCTGCCAAGCTCCATCGGTCAAAGCTTAACTGTCATTGGCGGTTTAATTATTGGAGACTCTGCTATTCGGGCAGGCTTTGTTTCGCCGAGTGTCGTCGTTGTGGGGGCAATTACGGCAGTAGCTGGAGCGACACTCGTCAATCAATCGTTAAGCACGACGGTGAGCGTCATCCGTTTTCTGCTGTTTATAGCGGCTTCATTCCTGGGAATGTTCGGATTTATTTTAGGGATTGTCGTACTAATTGGATATATGGGACGGCTCAGCTCCTTCGGTGTCCCTTATCTGTCGCCGTATTCTCCTCCTATTATGAAGGAGCTTCTTGCGGCTACGCTTCGGCTGCCCTGGGTAAAGCAGAAACAAAGGCCAGAAACGTTGCATACGGTTGATTCGGACAAGCAAGGAGAAGATTAG
- a CDS encoding endospore germination permease: MVKALHQVSFLQICMILMMTVGLTNHVIVNPLILEASGRDAWISVLLTGVLFLPWCILLVLFMRKSGQQKLHPWLASKTNPFVAWLMIIPICLQLLFIGGFTLIDTVRWTTTNYMPNTPRSALIITLCLVCCYFAISGIRMIAIAAGIMLPIVILLGYFVAIANTPQKDYRLLQPVLEHGWQPAIHGMIYVGGGFVEMIMLLAVQHRIKSRVKAWQLLILAVLLIYITLGPVIGGIAEFGHVEAAKQMESPFEQWRLVKFGNIEHVDFLSEFQWLSGAVIRISFAMFLLGELIPLPNKKAAQRLILLLTLGYILLGFMPINGYSSYLWLYHYYFPVTLSAVLVLSAIFITIALLKRQGKGSLA; encoded by the coding sequence ATGGTTAAGGCGCTGCATCAAGTAAGCTTTCTACAAATTTGCATGATTCTTATGATGACGGTCGGTTTAACGAATCATGTCATTGTGAATCCTTTAATTTTGGAAGCTTCGGGCAGAGATGCATGGATTTCCGTCTTATTGACAGGTGTATTATTTCTTCCATGGTGCATACTGCTTGTTCTATTTATGAGGAAATCCGGTCAACAGAAATTGCACCCTTGGCTGGCATCCAAGACGAATCCATTCGTAGCTTGGCTGATGATCATTCCGATTTGTTTACAATTGCTTTTCATCGGGGGATTTACATTGATTGATACGGTCAGATGGACCACAACCAATTATATGCCCAATACGCCAAGATCGGCTTTAATTATCACCCTGTGTCTCGTATGCTGTTATTTTGCAATATCTGGCATTCGCATGATTGCGATCGCTGCAGGTATTATGCTTCCCATAGTCATATTGCTGGGTTACTTTGTGGCGATAGCCAATACGCCACAGAAGGATTATCGTCTTTTGCAGCCTGTCCTTGAACATGGCTGGCAGCCTGCCATTCATGGCATGATTTATGTTGGTGGTGGATTTGTAGAAATGATAATGCTTTTGGCTGTTCAGCATCGCATCAAATCCCGGGTTAAGGCATGGCAGCTTCTCATTTTGGCCGTCCTCTTAATTTATATTACGCTTGGGCCTGTAATCGGAGGCATTGCGGAGTTTGGACATGTAGAAGCGGCGAAGCAGATGGAATCCCCCTTTGAGCAGTGGAGGCTTGTTAAATTCGGTAATATTGAGCATGTAGATTTTTTATCAGAATTTCAGTGGCTGTCCGGAGCCGTTATTCGTATAAGCTTTGCGATGTTTTTATTGGGAGAACTGATCCCCTTACCAAACAAGAAGGCGGCGCAGCGACTCATTCTCCTGTTGACACTCGGCTATATTCTCTTGGGATTCATGCCCATTAATGGTTACTCCTCTTATCTATGGCTTTATCACTATTATTTCCCCGTTACGCTGTCCGCGGTTTTGGTTCTTTCGGCCATATTCATTACAATCGCTTTGCTGAAGCGGCAGGGGAAGGGGAGTCTGGCATGA
- a CDS encoding spore germination protein: MSGKQQAKSSLPQVKLTTIQVAVIISNFMLGSGILSLPRVAVDKVGTPDAWISVILGGVVALVTGAIMALLSQAYPGQTFYEFSRKIIGSWLGHLLGAVIIIYFAATAAFQVRSLVEVSSFILLEGTPQWATVAVFLWVGLYLMLGGIGAIARLFELILPLTIVIYLLVTLMGFKIFELDNLRPVLGQGIWPVFKGIETTSLSFTGFEIILFLTAYMQHPKKNVRAVGAGISVPLVIYIVTVIMVIGALSTDGVMARNWPTLDLARSFELSGLIFERFEFLLLIIWIMQIYSSFTIAYYCASLGISQLYKIKMRTCLYGLLPIVYIIVAIPKKLDDVFTLGDWIGKVAIYLFGVLPLIFLVLTKWRTGKHANKT, from the coding sequence ATGAGCGGTAAACAACAAGCTAAAAGCAGCCTTCCCCAAGTAAAACTAACGACGATTCAGGTTGCAGTCATCATCTCCAACTTTATGCTAGGCTCCGGCATTTTATCGCTGCCTCGTGTAGCAGTGGATAAGGTGGGGACGCCGGATGCTTGGATTTCCGTCATTTTGGGCGGCGTTGTTGCCCTTGTGACAGGAGCCATTATGGCTCTTTTATCACAAGCCTATCCCGGCCAAACCTTCTATGAATTCAGTCGGAAAATAATAGGCTCTTGGCTGGGGCATTTGCTAGGCGCTGTCATTATTATTTATTTTGCGGCAACTGCAGCCTTTCAAGTCCGTTCTTTAGTCGAGGTCTCCAGCTTTATATTGCTGGAAGGAACGCCGCAATGGGCAACCGTTGCCGTCTTTTTATGGGTGGGGCTGTATCTCATGCTAGGAGGAATCGGCGCCATTGCTCGCCTGTTTGAATTGATTTTGCCGCTGACTATTGTCATTTATTTATTAGTTACGCTGATGGGATTCAAAATTTTTGAGCTGGATAATCTGCGCCCTGTATTAGGTCAAGGAATCTGGCCTGTATTCAAAGGCATTGAGACAACGTCGCTCTCTTTTACAGGCTTCGAGATTATTCTTTTTTTGACCGCCTACATGCAGCATCCTAAGAAAAATGTGCGGGCTGTTGGCGCAGGTATTAGCGTTCCTTTGGTCATCTATATCGTTACCGTTATTATGGTCATCGGGGCATTGTCGACAGATGGAGTTATGGCGAGAAATTGGCCGACGCTGGATCTGGCCAGAAGCTTCGAGTTATCCGGTTTGATTTTCGAACGCTTTGAGTTTCTGCTGCTTATTATTTGGATTATGCAAATTTACTCCAGCTTCACCATTGCTTATTATTGTGCATCACTTGGCATTTCTCAGCTATATAAAATAAAAATGAGAACCTGCCTCTACGGCTTGCTGCCCATAGTATACATAATCGTTGCTATTCCAAAAAAATTGGACGACGTGTTTACACTTGGCGATTGGATTGGCAAAGTCGCGATCTATTTGTTTGGTGTACTGCCCCTTATATTTTTGGTTTTAACGAAATGGAGGACAGGCAAGCATGCGAATAAGACATAA
- a CDS encoding cold-inducible protein YdjO-related protein: protein MATSEDITKPKLLPTKILKCKNPECKAWVRDEFASAEQTCPLCKGPMLRSMKHLPAVQNKPKPQPRKPKSDF, encoded by the coding sequence TTGGCTACGAGCGAAGACATTACGAAACCGAAATTATTACCTACCAAAATTTTGAAATGTAAAAACCCCGAATGCAAAGCGTGGGTAAGAGATGAATTCGCCTCGGCAGAGCAAACCTGCCCGTTATGCAAAGGACCGATGCTAAGAAGCATGAAGCATTTGCCAGCCGTGCAGAACAAGCCAAAGCCGCAGCCTAGAAAACCGAAATCCGACTTTTAA
- a CDS encoding Ger(x)C family spore germination C-terminal domain-containing protein, whose product MRVWLKWGLIAGLLLLSPGCSDSKPIQNMAYVTAIGLDYKDGHFITYAQVLNFLNVAKSESNEIGKNIPVWIGRGTGKTVTESLSSLSETSQIRMFWGHVKVVVVDEELLKSQAIVRQSYEAINRYREVRYNILLYSTKTPMVDIFKQKSIFNLPALDSILDTPEDTHAQRSNLDPQYGFKLIAEFNEPGNTAMIPTIGITKEVWREDARKMPMFKITGAFFMRQNEKTSWFSETELLGRRWVQKENKRSVLLIGNREDPTANLIIVKPHYRIQHVSNNKQLQFKVELKAKAFVEGMIKEATVKEMEALAAKAIRDEIMATYEKGLATQTDLLNLFGELYRSDAKLWHQLNNSKQLLLNQKTLGQIDVKIMISNTGKYKGRL is encoded by the coding sequence ATGAGAGTATGGTTAAAATGGGGACTTATTGCTGGTTTGCTGCTGCTAAGTCCAGGCTGCTCTGATTCAAAGCCGATACAAAACATGGCTTATGTTACTGCTATCGGACTTGATTATAAGGATGGACATTTTATTACTTACGCGCAGGTGCTGAATTTCTTAAATGTGGCAAAATCCGAAAGTAACGAAATAGGGAAAAACATACCGGTATGGATCGGCCGTGGCACAGGAAAGACGGTGACAGAATCATTGTCCTCGCTGTCCGAAACATCGCAGATCAGAATGTTCTGGGGACATGTCAAAGTTGTTGTAGTGGATGAGGAGCTTCTAAAATCGCAAGCGATTGTTCGGCAGAGCTACGAGGCTATCAATCGCTATCGCGAGGTTCGATATAATATTTTGCTCTATTCAACGAAGACGCCGATGGTAGACATATTCAAACAAAAGTCGATTTTTAATCTGCCGGCATTGGATTCCATTTTGGATACACCCGAAGATACCCATGCACAGCGCTCCAACCTTGATCCCCAATATGGTTTCAAATTAATTGCTGAATTTAATGAGCCGGGCAATACGGCTATGATTCCTACGATTGGCATAACGAAGGAGGTATGGAGGGAGGATGCCCGGAAAATGCCGATGTTTAAAATTACGGGGGCTTTTTTTATGCGGCAAAATGAGAAAACAAGCTGGTTTTCAGAAACAGAATTGCTTGGAAGAAGATGGGTGCAAAAAGAAAATAAACGCTCCGTTCTTCTAATCGGAAATAGAGAAGATCCAACTGCTAACCTCATTATTGTAAAACCGCATTACCGAATACAGCATGTTAGCAACAACAAGCAATTGCAATTTAAGGTTGAACTGAAGGCGAAAGCCTTTGTAGAGGGAATGATTAAAGAGGCAACAGTAAAAGAAATGGAGGCTCTTGCGGCAAAAGCCATTCGCGATGAAATAATGGCTACCTATGAGAAGGGTCTTGCGACTCAAACAGATCTGCTAAATTTATTTGGCGAGCTTTATCGCAGTGACGCCAAGCTTTGGCATCAGCTGAATAACAGCAAACAGCTTCTATTAAACCAAAAAACGCTGGGCCAAATCGACGTAAAAATAATGATTTCCAATACTGGAAAATACAAAGGTAGACTGTAA
- the rpiA gene encoding ribose-5-phosphate isomerase RpiA: MNVKQLAAEKAVQLVQDGMLIGLGTGTTAYWAILKLAQRMKLEGLDIKAVASSKQSEDLAAEYGIPLVPLAEITAIDLTIDGADEVDGELHLIKGGGGALLREKILAAHSRAFIVIVDESKKVSQLGHFPLPVEVVPFASNLTLQKLRELGCTAELRASADGIFVTDNGNYIADCRFGNIASPAELHDQLNAIPGVVENGLFISMASQVIVGFNTGETEILTRDTP, translated from the coding sequence TTGAACGTCAAGCAATTGGCAGCAGAGAAAGCCGTTCAGCTTGTGCAGGATGGCATGCTTATTGGGCTAGGAACAGGAACGACGGCATATTGGGCGATTTTAAAGCTGGCGCAAAGAATGAAGCTCGAAGGACTGGACATTAAAGCCGTTGCCAGCTCCAAGCAGTCTGAGGATTTAGCGGCTGAGTACGGCATTCCGTTAGTTCCGCTCGCTGAAATTACGGCGATAGATTTAACGATTGACGGTGCGGATGAAGTAGACGGCGAGCTTCATTTGATAAAGGGCGGCGGCGGTGCGCTTTTGCGGGAAAAAATTCTTGCTGCGCATAGCAGAGCATTTATTGTAATCGTGGACGAGTCCAAAAAAGTTAGCCAGCTTGGACATTTTCCCCTACCGGTGGAAGTGGTGCCCTTCGCCTCTAATTTGACGCTGCAAAAGCTGAGGGAGCTTGGCTGCACTGCTGAGCTGAGGGCATCGGCTGACGGCATTTTTGTAACGGATAACGGCAACTATATTGCCGATTGCCGCTTCGGTAACATTGCTTCTCCTGCTGAGCTGCATGATCAGCTGAATGCGATTCCCGGCGTGGTGGAAAATGGCTTGTTCATCTCTATGGCTAGCCAAGTGATCGTTGGCTTCAATACAGGTGAGACCGAGATTTTAACAAGAGACACACCTTAA
- a CDS encoding ABC transporter substrate-binding protein — translation MAFGKKDLSLLSGILVLVMVLAACGSGEGKEEASAVQTEQASPEKSPENQSTNMRTFEHVLGKIEVPVQPQRIIGLFVEDEMSTLGVKPILQYSSGAYYQTYLEEYLKDVPKLDTSTINFEAVMAAQPDLIILGFQGWAEEGAYEKLSQIAPTYVFTGSEIQYPENWKKNLLIVADLLGKTDQAEAVIKKREAETKLAKEQLQTAAKGTTAAMVRIHASKELRLYGGPGGQVGTALYGDFGLEPAPIVRKLAWGEDKDIQTISMEIIPQLDADYIFLAVDEGREGQAKELKESRLWKSIPAVQQGHVYEVRGDVWITNGPLAYEKKLEDVMKAIIPSK, via the coding sequence ATGGCTTTTGGTAAAAAAGACTTGTCCTTATTGAGTGGTATATTGGTGCTTGTCATGGTGCTTGCAGCATGCGGAAGCGGAGAAGGGAAGGAAGAGGCGAGTGCGGTACAGACCGAGCAAGCATCGCCAGAAAAATCTCCTGAAAATCAATCCACGAATATGCGCACCTTTGAGCATGTGCTTGGTAAAATTGAAGTCCCTGTGCAGCCGCAGCGCATTATTGGATTATTCGTTGAAGACGAAATGAGTACGCTTGGCGTTAAGCCGATCCTGCAATACTCGAGCGGAGCTTATTATCAGACCTATCTGGAGGAATATTTGAAGGATGTTCCGAAGCTCGACACGAGTACGATTAACTTTGAAGCCGTAATGGCTGCACAGCCGGATCTTATTATTCTTGGCTTCCAGGGTTGGGCAGAGGAAGGCGCCTATGAAAAATTATCACAAATTGCGCCGACCTATGTATTTACAGGCAGTGAAATTCAATATCCGGAAAACTGGAAAAAAAATCTCCTTATTGTAGCGGATCTGCTCGGAAAGACTGATCAAGCGGAAGCTGTAATTAAAAAGCGTGAAGCGGAAACGAAGCTGGCTAAAGAGCAATTGCAGACTGCTGCTAAAGGGACAACAGCAGCTATGGTTCGCATCCATGCCAGCAAGGAGCTTAGATTGTATGGAGGACCTGGAGGTCAGGTGGGGACAGCATTGTATGGTGATTTTGGGCTGGAGCCTGCTCCAATTGTACGCAAGCTGGCTTGGGGAGAAGACAAGGATATCCAGACGATTTCCATGGAAATTATTCCACAGCTCGATGCCGACTATATTTTCCTAGCTGTAGATGAAGGAAGAGAGGGGCAAGCTAAAGAGCTTAAAGAAAGCAGATTGTGGAAGAGCATTCCTGCCGTCCAGCAAGGTCATGTCTATGAAGTGCGCGGTGATGTATGGATCACAAACGGTCCACTTGCCTATGAGAAAAAGCTGGAGGATGTCATGAAGGCGATCATTCCAAGCAAATAA
- a CDS encoding ATP-dependent DNA helicase, with protein MTQHHYPFDFDPSQPYMQQASDWIADVFYEKLPEAGLELRDEQIYMAFQLERAYADKQTIFAEAGVGTGKTFVYLLYAISYARYTQRPAIIACADESLIEQLVKPEGDIAKLSRHLGLTIDSRLGRSPDQYVCLNKLDDARGDAQLEGAEHFDDIYRSLPDFVHKPETMQSFHPYGNRRDYPELSDEVWDHVGWDVFQDCMVCSRRHRCGQTLSRDHYRKSTDLIICSHDFYMEHVWTYEARKREGQLPLLPEHSSVVFDEGHLLETAAQQALTYKLNHAVFESIITRLLEGEIRESLALAIEDAIVQSEQLFDRIQQSSRAVAASDRRELLWDNTLIQEVNRLHQLLDLIEEELVFESGLFTLDEYQLKIVEEHLEMIQYALSLFRKPEKPISWVMEDKSGISLVIMPKMVKEVLEEQVFSRKMPIVFSSATLSVDGSFEYTMDSLGIKQAESFSVASPYDYENKMRVLASDSEELNEFANQMQATVKLLGEAEGGTLILFPSREELASFKQAMNDEPLAQQRRFLYEGTSEISHLIEAFQADESSILCAVTLWEGLDIPGPSLSQVIVWSLPFPPNDPVFAARRADAKLPFEEVDMPYMLLRLRQGMGRLIRTSSDQGTVVIFGEEMRQPAVKERISAIMPKGVKLLAL; from the coding sequence ATGACACAACATCATTATCCGTTTGATTTTGACCCGTCACAGCCTTACATGCAGCAGGCAAGCGACTGGATCGCGGATGTTTTTTACGAGAAGCTTCCCGAAGCTGGGCTTGAGCTGCGCGATGAGCAAATTTATATGGCGTTTCAGCTGGAACGGGCTTATGCGGACAAGCAGACGATTTTCGCCGAAGCGGGCGTCGGTACTGGCAAAACCTTCGTTTATTTGCTTTATGCCATTAGCTATGCACGTTACACTCAGAGGCCAGCTATTATTGCCTGTGCTGATGAATCGCTCATCGAGCAGCTGGTAAAGCCGGAAGGCGATATTGCCAAGCTTTCCCGTCATTTGGGGCTGACAATCGACAGCAGATTGGGAAGATCGCCTGACCAGTATGTCTGCTTGAACAAGCTTGATGATGCACGCGGCGACGCTCAATTAGAGGGCGCTGAGCATTTTGACGACATTTACCGCAGCTTGCCGGATTTTGTTCATAAACCGGAAACAATGCAAAGCTTTCATCCTTACGGCAATCGCCGGGATTACCCGGAGCTCAGCGATGAAGTATGGGACCATGTCGGCTGGGACGTCTTTCAGGACTGTATGGTATGCAGCCGCAGACATCGCTGCGGACAGACGCTGTCGCGTGATCATTACCGCAAATCGACGGATTTAATTATTTGCTCGCATGATTTTTATATGGAGCATGTATGGACTTATGAAGCGCGCAAACGCGAGGGACAACTGCCCTTGCTGCCGGAGCATAGCTCAGTCGTATTCGACGAAGGGCATTTACTGGAAACAGCGGCGCAGCAGGCATTAACGTATAAGCTCAACCATGCGGTATTTGAGAGCATTATTACGCGTTTGCTGGAAGGGGAAATCCGCGAATCGCTGGCGCTGGCTATTGAGGATGCAATTGTGCAAAGCGAGCAGCTATTCGACCGTATCCAGCAAAGCAGCCGCGCTGTAGCAGCATCAGATCGTCGTGAGCTGCTGTGGGACAATACGCTTATACAGGAAGTCAACCGACTGCATCAGCTGCTTGATCTTATTGAGGAGGAGCTTGTATTCGAAAGCGGCTTGTTCACGCTTGATGAATATCAGCTCAAAATCGTCGAGGAGCATTTGGAGATGATTCAATATGCTCTCTCGCTGTTCCGCAAACCCGAAAAGCCGATTAGCTGGGTGATGGAGGATAAGTCAGGCATTTCACTTGTGATTATGCCCAAGATGGTGAAAGAAGTGCTGGAGGAGCAGGTGTTCTCTCGCAAAATGCCGATTGTGTTTTCATCGGCTACGCTGTCGGTTGACGGCTCCTTCGAATATACGATGGACAGCCTTGGCATTAAGCAGGCCGAGTCGTTCTCGGTTGCTTCGCCATATGATTATGAGAATAAAATGCGGGTGCTTGCATCCGATTCTGAGGAACTGAATGAATTTGCGAACCAGATGCAGGCAACGGTGAAGCTGCTTGGGGAAGCGGAGGGCGGAACGCTTATTTTGTTCCCTTCTCGTGAAGAGCTCGCTAGCTTCAAGCAGGCGATGAATGACGAGCCGCTTGCGCAGCAAAGACGGTTTCTTTATGAAGGAACGTCGGAAATTAGCCATTTGATTGAGGCATTTCAAGCCGATGAGTCCAGCATACTATGTGCTGTGACGCTTTGGGAGGGGCTGGACATACCGGGTCCGTCTTTATCGCAGGTCATTGTATGGTCTCTGCCATTCCCTCCAAACGATCCAGTGTTTGCTGCAAGGCGTGCGGATGCCAAGCTGCCTTTCGAGGAAGTGGATATGCCTTATATGCTGCTGCGCTTAAGACAGGGCATGGGGCGTTTGATTCGTACAAGCAGCGACCAAGGTACGGTTGTCATTTTTGGCGAGGAAATGCGCCAGCCGGCTGTTAAAGAGCGGATTAGCGCCATAATGCCGAAAGGTGTTAAGCTGCTGGCTCTATAA